A genomic segment from Methanolobus zinderi encodes:
- a CDS encoding COG2426 family protein encodes MPLEEQLLELFSSVPHWLATIFISAIPIAELRGAIPIAIGVYDMAPVSAYFLAVIGNMLPVIPLLLFLEPVSTYLRRFRIFDIFFSWLFDRTRRNHTERFEKYGTLALTLFVAVPLPVTGAWTGCAAAFVFGIKFRHALPAILIGVMIAGLIVSFVTVSGIGLFDLLSGNV; translated from the coding sequence ATGCCTCTGGAGGAGCAGCTCCTTGAGCTTTTCAGCTCTGTCCCCCACTGGCTGGCGACCATCTTCATCAGCGCGATTCCGATTGCTGAATTAAGAGGTGCCATACCCATTGCAATAGGTGTGTATGATATGGCTCCTGTGTCGGCATATTTCCTGGCCGTGATCGGGAATATGCTGCCTGTAATTCCCCTTCTCCTCTTCCTGGAGCCGGTATCAACGTATCTGAGACGTTTCAGGATTTTTGATATCTTCTTCTCTTGGCTTTTTGACCGGACACGAAGGAATCACACTGAAAGGTTTGAAAAGTATGGAACCCTGGCACTGACACTTTTTGTTGCCGTTCCTCTGCCTGTGACCGGTGCATGGACTGGCTGTGCTGCTGCCTTTGTGTTTGGAATCAAGTTCAGACATGCCCTTCCGGCAATACTTATAGGTGTAATGATAGCAGGCCTGATAGTCAGCTTTGTTACGGTATCAGGTATTGGTCTGTTCGACCTGCTGTCGGGTAATGTATAA
- the rnfE gene encoding Rnf electron transport complex subunit RnfE, which produces MDPLSEYIRGITRDNPIFGLVLGLCPTLAVTTSVENAIGMSAGTAFVLVFANIFVSALRKQIPSAVRLPIFIIIIATFVSIVDMLMEAYFPPMYAALGVFIPLIVVNCVIIGRAEAYANKNNVFYSFIDALGISTGFLLVLMLIGGIREILGTGQIITFGYTLFSLPANPDVTTMILPPGAFLTIGVLMAIVNYQRAKKRAKGG; this is translated from the coding sequence ATGGATCCATTAAGTGAATATATTCGTGGAATTACTAGGGACAATCCGATCTTCGGACTGGTACTGGGTCTCTGCCCGACACTGGCTGTGACCACATCGGTAGAGAATGCGATCGGTATGTCCGCAGGTACGGCTTTCGTACTGGTGTTCGCAAACATTTTCGTTTCGGCACTCAGGAAGCAGATCCCTTCTGCTGTAAGGCTTCCGATATTTATCATAATCATTGCTACATTCGTATCCATTGTGGATATGTTAATGGAAGCCTACTTCCCGCCAATGTATGCGGCTCTGGGTGTTTTCATTCCCCTGATCGTGGTAAACTGTGTGATCATTGGACGTGCTGAAGCATATGCTAACAAGAACAATGTCTTCTATTCTTTCATAGATGCGCTTGGAATATCCACTGGTTTCCTGCTGGTATTGATGCTTATAGGTGGGATCAGGGAGATCCTTGGAACAGGACAGATTATAACTTTCGGTTACACATTGTTTTCTCTTCCTGCTAACCCTGATGTGACTACAATGATTCTGCCACCAGGTGCATTCCTTACAATTGGTGTTCTCATGGCTATCGTGAACTATCAGAGAGCAAAGAAAAGGGCGAAAGGTGGTTAA
- a CDS encoding histone family protein, which yields MTIIPFAPIERVIRNAGAQRVSESAAIALTEMLESYGLEISREAIKLAEHAGRKTVKAEDIKLAKEMLDK from the coding sequence ATGACAATAATACCATTTGCACCCATTGAAAGGGTAATAAGAAATGCTGGAGCTCAGAGAGTAAGCGAATCAGCGGCCATAGCCCTGACAGAGATGCTTGAGTCATATGGACTCGAGATATCAAGAGAAGCAATAAAACTGGCAGAGCATGCCGGAAGAAAAACCGTTAAAGCAGAAGATATCAAACTCGCAAAAGAGATGCTGGACAAGTAA
- a CDS encoding DUF308 domain-containing protein gives MVTTASAGGANRKALLIGGIISIILGLLLLILTEATLSVIIFFIGIWWLIQGLILIFYAYLDRSRWIWKVAGGITGILAGLIVLISSSQPGSILPEILLFILGFMGMFIGATFIMGTFREAVGSKTFGVISIIIGVILVMNTLLGDQLTLWLIAGLLILEGIVAVFISYR, from the coding sequence GTGGTAACTACAGCTTCAGCGGGCGGTGCTAACAGAAAGGCTCTGTTAATCGGAGGAATAATCTCCATAATTTTAGGATTACTGTTGCTGATATTGACTGAAGCAACCCTGTCGGTAATTATATTCTTTATAGGTATCTGGTGGCTTATCCAGGGATTGATCCTGATATTCTATGCCTATCTTGACAGGTCACGCTGGATATGGAAAGTAGCCGGTGGTATTACTGGTATACTGGCAGGTCTTATAGTCCTGATATCTTCTTCTCAACCCGGCTCCATCCTCCCGGAAATCCTTTTATTCATCCTGGGTTTCATGGGCATGTTCATAGGTGCCACATTCATCATGGGAACTTTCAGGGAAGCCGTGGGCAGCAAAACTTTCGGTGTTATAAGTATTATCATCGGTGTGATCCTGGTGATGAATACATTATTGGGTGATCAATTGACGCTATGGTTGATTGCAGGTCTTCTGATACTGGAGGGTATTGTGGCTGTATTTATCAGTTATCGGTAA
- the rnfG gene encoding Rnf electron transport complex subunit RnfG, whose translation MTDSNKQTAVVIGKLVLISVLAALLLAITYIPTSAQLEENMIAAQKEILGQLMPNAQNFEPVEGAENAEGEREILYYRAVDDSGNIIGYAFFREQGGAQGPIVVAGAVDSSFSNVLGMDVLSHEETPGLGSKITNTEFRSQFEDIPVSQLALSSSGGSIDSITGATISSQAVVDAMDAKIEEIEEAEA comes from the coding sequence ATGACTGATTCAAACAAACAAACTGCTGTTGTCATAGGTAAACTTGTGCTAATATCGGTGCTTGCTGCACTGTTACTTGCGATTACATATATCCCTACCAGTGCACAGCTTGAAGAGAACATGATAGCTGCTCAGAAAGAAATATTGGGTCAACTGATGCCAAATGCCCAGAACTTCGAACCTGTCGAGGGAGCAGAAAATGCTGAAGGTGAAAGAGAGATACTCTATTATCGTGCAGTGGATGATTCCGGTAATATCATTGGTTATGCCTTCTTCAGGGAACAGGGTGGTGCACAGGGTCCGATTGTCGTGGCCGGTGCAGTTGATTCATCATTCTCGAATGTACTGGGGATGGATGTTTTAAGCCATGAGGAAACCCCGGGTCTGGGCTCAAAGATCACCAATACTGAGTTCAGAAGTCAGTTTGAGGATATTCCTGTATCGCAACTTGCTCTTTCAAGTTCCGGAGGCTCGATAGATTCCATAACAGGTGCCACCATATCTTCACAGGCGGTGGTCGATGCAATGGATGCAAAGATAGAGGAGATAGAGGAAGCAGAGGCTTAG
- the rnfC gene encoding Rnf electron transport complex subunit RnfC, protein MESKRLKKIPEKVTIPLKQHQGTICEALVKKGDQVLIGQKIGKSTSYYSSDVHSSVCGEVLAIEEAPHPNGNKVLSVIIEPTDSMETVDFVSSEHASPEELITLIQEAGIVEHYGAPTHAVLKPEGKNIDTVLINSTSSEWIGGKYKTPKEYADQMIDALKLLMKAAGASKGAIIVRKDDKESIEAFEGVEVNGKALKVAPLVGKRRLGHYFKDQDSNILVASQERIYGKKILNFFTYNVTGRKVKIGNDPTDVGVAVCGVKSAKALYDAVHEGRPYYETVITIEGKIDCPEYMLVRIGTPFKDIIESCNFEGEIGKIVANGVITGVAQYTDEVPVTKGTTRISLLTEEEVLRDEAIACIHCARCVDACPVSLVPSRLTVLADQGRFDEARQMHIENCIECGRCAVVCPSKIPTLQLIRYANDAIGKAYEDAAPKESSNLKLGCCGGE, encoded by the coding sequence GTGGAAAGTAAAAGACTGAAAAAAATACCGGAAAAAGTAACTATCCCCTTAAAACAGCACCAGGGCACTATTTGCGAAGCCCTGGTTAAAAAGGGTGATCAGGTGCTGATAGGTCAGAAGATCGGTAAATCCACATCATATTATTCATCGGATGTGCATTCAAGTGTTTGCGGAGAGGTTCTGGCTATAGAAGAGGCACCACACCCAAACGGGAACAAGGTTCTGAGTGTGATCATAGAGCCAACAGACTCCATGGAAACTGTGGATTTTGTCTCCTCAGAGCATGCTTCCCCGGAAGAGCTGATCACGCTCATACAGGAGGCAGGTATCGTAGAACATTACGGGGCACCGACCCATGCGGTCCTGAAACCGGAGGGTAAGAACATAGATACCGTTCTTATCAATTCAACATCATCCGAATGGATAGGTGGCAAGTACAAGACTCCAAAAGAGTATGCTGATCAGATGATAGATGCCCTGAAACTTCTTATGAAGGCTGCAGGTGCTTCAAAGGGAGCTATCATAGTGAGAAAGGATGATAAGGAATCCATTGAGGCCTTCGAGGGTGTTGAGGTCAACGGGAAGGCATTAAAAGTTGCTCCCCTTGTGGGAAAGCGCAGACTGGGACACTATTTCAAAGATCAGGATTCAAATATCCTAGTAGCTTCCCAGGAACGTATCTATGGAAAGAAGATCCTTAATTTCTTTACCTATAATGTAACGGGACGTAAGGTCAAAATAGGCAACGACCCAACAGATGTAGGTGTTGCAGTATGTGGTGTCAAATCAGCGAAAGCTTTATATGACGCAGTGCATGAAGGTAGGCCATACTACGAAACAGTCATCACAATTGAAGGTAAGATAGACTGTCCGGAATATATGCTTGTTAGAATAGGCACACCTTTTAAAGATATTATAGAAAGCTGCAACTTTGAGGGAGAGATCGGAAAGATCGTTGCGAACGGAGTTATCACAGGTGTTGCACAGTATACTGATGAAGTGCCTGTGACCAAGGGAACCACAAGGATAAGTCTCCTTACAGAGGAAGAGGTTCTCCGTGATGAGGCCATTGCCTGTATCCACTGCGCACGCTGTGTTGATGCATGTCCCGTATCCCTTGTACCGAGCAGACTTACTGTTCTGGCCGACCAGGGTCGTTTTGATGAAGCTCGTCAGATGCACATAGAGAACTGCATTGAATGTGGCAGATGTGCTGTTGTGTGTCCTTCAAAGATACCCACTCTGCAGTTGATCAGATATGCGAATGATGCTATAGGAAAAGCATATGAGGATGCTGCTCCCAAGGAATCGTCTAATTTGAAACTTGGTTGCTGTGGAGGTGAGTAA
- a CDS encoding DUF4870 domain-containing protein: MTYDTRIGLDENIVAALSYVGIWIAGIILLLIEPDNKFVRFHAMQSLMVFLPLSLIVFLVAWIPYVGWILADFMGFPSMFLVILLAFLALRGMKFKIPIIGDYAYRMVYE, from the coding sequence ATGACATACGATACAAGAATAGGTCTGGATGAGAATATAGTCGCAGCTTTGAGCTATGTCGGCATCTGGATAGCAGGGATCATTCTCCTGCTCATCGAGCCGGATAATAAGTTCGTAAGGTTCCATGCAATGCAGTCACTCATGGTATTCCTGCCGTTGTCCCTGATAGTATTCCTGGTTGCCTGGATTCCCTATGTGGGATGGATACTGGCCGATTTCATGGGATTCCCGTCTATGTTTCTGGTAATCCTGCTTGCTTTCCTTGCACTCAGGGGTATGAAGTTCAAGATACCTATAATAGGTGATTACGCCTACAGGATGGTATACGAATAA
- a CDS encoding Fe-S cluster domain-containing protein, translating into MNIPGSFLVEAMAILGGLGLAVGIMLIVASKKFKVETNPLVEEIIDVLPGANCGACGFAGCADFAERVVDEDAPINGCPVGGFDVAKEIGGIVGQEVSEGETQYPFVRCNGGVNCIDRFDYVGFEDCKAVMMLSDGEKGCNYGCMGRGTCVRACPFDAITISEDRLPHINKNLCTSCGLCIASCPNDILVFAKESEKVHVLCMSKDKGKTVKQVCNVGCIGCKICEKNCPEDAVKVTNFIAVIDQDKCTACGICVEKCPQNTIEAR; encoded by the coding sequence ATGAATATTCCTGGTAGTTTTCTGGTAGAGGCAATGGCCATCCTTGGAGGTCTAGGTCTTGCAGTGGGTATAATGCTCATTGTCGCTTCCAAGAAATTCAAGGTAGAGACCAATCCTCTTGTGGAAGAGATAATTGATGTCCTTCCGGGTGCTAACTGTGGAGCATGTGGATTTGCAGGATGTGCCGACTTTGCAGAGCGTGTTGTTGACGAAGATGCCCCTATTAACGGATGTCCTGTAGGTGGCTTTGACGTTGCAAAGGAGATCGGTGGAATTGTCGGACAGGAGGTTTCCGAGGGTGAGACCCAGTATCCGTTTGTCCGATGTAACGGTGGAGTCAACTGTATCGACAGATTCGATTATGTGGGCTTTGAGGACTGTAAGGCTGTCATGATGCTCTCAGACGGTGAGAAAGGCTGTAATTACGGCTGCATGGGTCGTGGTACCTGTGTCAGGGCATGTCCGTTCGATGCCATAACCATCAGTGAGGACCGCCTTCCGCATATAAATAAGAACCTCTGTACCAGTTGCGGACTCTGTATAGCCTCATGTCCGAACGATATCCTTGTATTTGCAAAGGAATCTGAGAAGGTACATGTACTCTGTATGTCCAAAGACAAGGGTAAAACTGTCAAGCAGGTCTGTAACGTGGGTTGTATAGGCTGTAAGATATGTGAGAAGAACTGTCCGGAAGATGCTGTAAAGGTCACGAACTTCATTGCGGTGATCGATCAGGATAAGTGTACAGCTTGTGGAATATGTGTAGAGAAATGTCCGCAGAACACCATAGAGGCGAGGTAA
- a CDS encoding RPA family protein, whose translation MAEREMAYRLFAREFNDSQFQISPGADQSGEQDLHSPNFLVTRAGAKVNRLFIAGVVTEVEDIGNQKGGEKELWRARISDPTGTFTVYSGNYQPEASVFLSTVEVPSYVTVVGKVRSYEPGDGSVFVSVRPEEINIADENVRNRWVVETARLTLDRLDIFEDVLSSDMSETGIIEYLSSEGTPSYIKEGVCLAMDYYHTDVTYLKDLREDIRNALLTIDEGLSSEDGSRSDTESIILELLEQMNEGKGVEYALLLKEAGLKDISAEEVDSSIRSLLSRGHVYEPKVGFLRIVT comes from the coding sequence ATGGCTGAAAGAGAGATGGCTTACAGATTATTTGCCAGGGAATTCAATGATTCACAGTTCCAGATAAGCCCGGGTGCCGATCAGTCTGGTGAACAGGACCTGCATTCTCCCAACTTCCTTGTTACAAGGGCAGGTGCCAAGGTAAACCGTCTTTTTATAGCCGGGGTCGTCACCGAGGTTGAGGATATAGGCAATCAGAAAGGCGGAGAGAAAGAATTATGGAGAGCACGCATCTCTGACCCCACAGGTACATTCACGGTATACTCGGGCAATTATCAGCCTGAAGCCTCGGTATTTCTGTCCACCGTAGAGGTACCTTCATATGTGACAGTGGTGGGGAAGGTACGATCATATGAACCGGGTGATGGTTCCGTGTTCGTATCTGTAAGGCCAGAGGAGATTAACATTGCGGATGAGAATGTCCGTAACAGATGGGTTGTTGAAACTGCAAGGCTCACACTTGATCGTCTCGATATCTTTGAGGATGTCCTCTCATCGGACATGAGTGAGACAGGGATCATAGAATACCTGTCAAGCGAGGGTACTCCTTCCTATATCAAAGAAGGGGTCTGCCTTGCAATGGACTATTATCATACTGATGTGACCTACCTTAAGGATCTAAGAGAGGACATCAGAAATGCCCTGTTAACAATTGACGAAGGCCTGTCATCGGAAGATGGTTCCCGGTCGGATACGGAAAGCATAATACTGGAACTCCTTGAACAAATGAATGAGGGTAAAGGTGTGGAATATGCTTTACTTTTAAAGGAAGCCGGCTTGAAGGATATATCAGCCGAAGAAGTGGATTCTTCCATACGTTCCCTTCTCTCCCGAGGACATGTATATGAGCCGAAAGTGGGTTTTCTGCGGATTGTAACCTGA
- a CDS encoding Single-stranded DNA binding protein, which produces MDEVTAPHVEELSRALGNEYKEEIKAELEKLLNFKVPLEEAKRTVINKFMLSSPSAVHVKDLVAGMSGFEITGRIIGIEEKKVVVKNEHRTIFSGSLGDSTGICSFTCWDDMSLEAGDVVRIKNAYVRMWNNRTELYFGKRSVVEKLPDNYLPDSEIPALSGPKKLKDISSVDVLASSVVVIVEMYHRDVSLKGRVQTIVEGVMADETAKLPFTSWIPLTGIDIGSFISFENAAVRVFRGIPSINFNQGTTVEPVEEAYELPFTFDSASRPPEALPASRILDNSGMFDIMLIGDIISVRPGSGMIERCPVCNRVTQKSNCRAHGQVECISDMRMKLILDDGTGSVHVMLNSELSEAIYGKSMYEAEKMVLDSISRDVVFEDMRRKLTGKYIAVRGNSSRNEFGVTVVAKSAWYPDYDLKEKVGSLIGRIDRKVTANG; this is translated from the coding sequence ATGGATGAAGTAACTGCGCCCCATGTAGAGGAATTAAGCAGGGCGCTTGGTAATGAATATAAGGAAGAGATAAAGGCGGAACTGGAAAAGTTACTTAATTTTAAAGTTCCGCTGGAAGAAGCAAAAAGGACTGTTATCAATAAATTCATGTTAAGTTCTCCTTCTGCAGTGCATGTAAAGGATCTTGTGGCAGGCATGAGCGGATTTGAGATAACGGGGCGTATCATTGGTATAGAAGAGAAAAAGGTAGTTGTGAAAAACGAGCACAGGACTATTTTCTCGGGTTCCCTTGGTGATTCCACAGGGATTTGCTCCTTTACCTGCTGGGACGATATGTCTCTTGAGGCAGGTGATGTTGTGCGGATCAAGAATGCATACGTCAGGATGTGGAACAATCGTACGGAACTCTATTTCGGTAAACGCTCAGTGGTGGAAAAGTTGCCGGATAATTATTTACCTGATAGCGAAATACCTGCTCTGTCGGGCCCGAAGAAACTAAAGGATATCTCTTCTGTTGATGTGCTTGCAAGCTCTGTGGTGGTTATAGTCGAGATGTATCACAGGGATGTTTCCCTGAAAGGCAGGGTCCAGACCATAGTTGAAGGTGTGATGGCAGACGAGACAGCTAAACTCCCGTTCACTTCATGGATACCTCTTACAGGTATTGACATCGGCAGTTTCATAAGTTTTGAAAATGCGGCTGTCAGGGTTTTCCGGGGAATCCCTTCTATCAATTTCAATCAGGGCACCACCGTAGAACCAGTCGAAGAGGCCTATGAGCTTCCTTTCACTTTTGATTCGGCAAGCAGGCCACCCGAAGCTCTGCCCGCTTCCCGTATACTTGATAACAGCGGGATGTTCGATATTATGCTTATCGGGGATATCATTTCCGTAAGGCCTGGCTCGGGGATGATCGAGCGCTGTCCGGTCTGTAACCGTGTCACACAGAAGTCAAACTGCCGGGCCCACGGACAGGTGGAGTGTATCTCCGATATGCGCATGAAACTGATACTCGATGACGGCACGGGCTCCGTTCATGTGATGCTGAACAGTGAGCTTTCCGAAGCAATTTACGGGAAAAGTATGTATGAGGCTGAAAAGATGGTCCTTGATTCAATATCCAGGGATGTGGTGTTCGAGGATATGAGGCGTAAGCTTACGGGGAAATATATTGCCGTAAGGGGTAACTCTTCAAGGAACGAATTTGGTGTTACTGTGGTGGCAAAGTCTGCATGGTATCCGGACTATGACCTGAAAGAAAAGGTCGGATCTCTCATCGGGCGGATTGACAGGAAGGTGACAGCTAATGGCTGA
- a CDS encoding flavodoxin domain-containing protein produces MPKLAIVYLSTQGHTKMMAEAIAEGAEERHVDVDIDNFYEWDPNEAAQYDAIAVGSSTFYYTMLDPIAKFIDKLVEAGVDGKIGAAFGSYGWSGEAPVQIADKLRNGGMEVIDPVLRIQHKPTEKDLFECNRLGKDLAEKMKHR; encoded by the coding sequence ATGCCAAAACTTGCAATTGTATATCTGAGTACTCAGGGACACACGAAGATGATGGCAGAAGCCATCGCAGAAGGTGCAGAAGAAAGACATGTGGATGTTGACATCGATAATTTCTATGAATGGGATCCGAATGAAGCAGCACAATACGATGCCATTGCAGTGGGTTCTTCGACCTTCTATTACACCATGCTTGATCCCATAGCAAAGTTCATTGACAAGCTTGTGGAAGCAGGGGTTGATGGGAAGATCGGCGCAGCTTTCGGATCATACGGATGGAGCGGAGAAGCACCTGTACAGATAGCTGATAAATTGCGTAACGGAGGAATGGAGGTCATCGACCCGGTACTCAGGATCCAGCACAAACCAACGGAAAAGGATCTTTTTGAGTGCAACCGTCTGGGAAAGGATCTGGCTGAGAAAATGAAACACAGATAA
- the rnfA gene encoding Rnf electron transport complex subunit RnfA has product MVEKALFAIFMEGVFIKNFLLIQFLGLCSFVGVTKDFKSAAGMSGAVIFVMAMAATVSYMIYTYVLIPTGMEFLDLISFIVVIAALVQLVEFVVRKNIPSLYRSLGIYLPLITTNCAVLGVVLLNVLSEYNLVQSVVFGIAAGVGYTIVMIMMASIRERSTFVHIPSSIRGLPQAFFIATMLSLAFVNYFWVIPI; this is encoded by the coding sequence ATGGTAGAAAAAGCTTTATTTGCAATATTCATGGAAGGAGTTTTCATTAAGAACTTCCTTCTTATCCAGTTCCTTGGACTCTGCTCTTTTGTAGGAGTTACCAAGGACTTCAAAAGTGCTGCGGGAATGTCCGGAGCGGTCATTTTCGTTATGGCGATGGCTGCAACGGTATCATATATGATATACACTTACGTATTGATACCAACAGGTATGGAGTTCCTTGACCTGATCAGTTTTATCGTGGTCATAGCCGCACTTGTACAGCTTGTAGAATTCGTTGTCAGAAAAAATATTCCTTCACTCTATCGCTCACTGGGAATCTACCTGCCGTTGATCACAACCAACTGTGCCGTGCTTGGTGTAGTGTTGCTGAATGTGCTTTCCGAATATAACCTGGTACAGAGTGTTGTGTTCGGTATTGCTGCAGGTGTTGGATATACCATTGTCATGATAATGATGGCATCAATAAGGGAACGTTCGACCTTCGTACATATACCCTCATCAATAAGAGGTCTTCCACAGGCCTTCTTCATTGCAACCATGCTGTCACTGGCATTTGTTAATTACTTCTGGGTGATACCAATATGA
- a CDS encoding replication factor C small subunit, translated as MKEEIWIEKYRPFKLDDVVGQSETVERLRSYIQTRNLPHLLFSGPPGVGKTATAVSIARELFADSWQENFTELNASDERGIDIVRTKIKNFAKTSPIGGADFKIIFLDEADALTSDAQSALRRTMERYTNNCRFILSCNYSSKIIEPIQSRCAVYRFRPLSDEAVAERVRLVAESEGLDIADDGVDAIKYVAQGDMRKAINGLQAAALIADTIHKDAIYKITATARPEQVRELIETALSGNFTAAREHLDSFLLEQGLSGEDVVGQIYRAMFELDIPERKMVELVDVIAEVDFRLTEGANERIQLESLLAHFALSGTE; from the coding sequence ATTAAAGAAGAGATATGGATTGAGAAATACAGGCCCTTTAAGCTTGATGATGTGGTCGGCCAGAGCGAAACCGTCGAAAGGTTAAGATCCTATATTCAGACACGGAATCTTCCTCACCTTTTGTTCTCCGGTCCGCCTGGCGTGGGAAAGACTGCCACAGCCGTGTCCATTGCACGCGAGCTCTTTGCTGACTCGTGGCAGGAGAACTTCACGGAGCTCAATGCATCAGATGAACGTGGAATTGATATCGTAAGAACCAAGATAAAGAATTTCGCAAAAACATCACCTATTGGCGGGGCGGACTTCAAGATCATCTTTCTTGATGAAGCCGATGCGCTGACATCCGACGCCCAGTCAGCCCTCAGGCGTACAATGGAGCGTTATACGAATAACTGCCGCTTTATTCTCTCCTGCAATTATTCATCGAAGATTATAGAACCCATACAGTCAAGGTGTGCCGTATACAGATTCCGGCCCCTTTCCGACGAGGCGGTTGCCGAACGTGTACGTCTGGTAGCTGAAAGTGAGGGTCTGGACATCGCTGACGATGGTGTTGATGCCATAAAATATGTGGCTCAGGGTGATATGAGAAAAGCTATCAACGGCCTTCAGGCTGCAGCATTGATCGCAGATACGATACACAAGGACGCAATCTATAAGATTACTGCCACGGCACGTCCTGAGCAGGTTCGTGAGCTAATCGAGACGGCCCTGTCAGGTAATTTCACTGCTGCGAGGGAGCATCTGGACAGCTTTTTACTGGAACAGGGACTCTCGGGTGAGGATGTTGTCGGCCAGATCTACAGGGCAATGTTCGAGCTGGATATTCCTGAAAGGAAAATGGTCGAACTTGTGGATGTTATAGCCGAGGTTGATTTCAGACTGACAGAAGGTGCAAACGAGCGCATCCAGTTGGAATCACTACTTGCTCATTTTGCATTATCGGGAACGGAGTGA
- the rnfD gene encoding Rnf electron transport complex subunit RnfD — MVYTISAPPHKKQRITFSSINRAKILTLLPVSLISIYFFGLPALGILLAGILAAVATEYGIQMIFKQDVTIKDGHAAMIGLMLALLTPPEAPLWLPVVGSFIAISIGKHAFGGIGSYIFNPVLVAWVFIRSAWSDPMTPLSIPHIGQFSDLLLEPGAGLLVGVSPIALLAGLYLIYKRYVEWRVPLLFFLTVFFFNQIIAFVSEIVTLVQEGVLNPLLYLATMFTFLELTEELSFAMVGVVIFGIIFLATDSPTTPVTKQGRLIYGVVCGLLVSIYGLFGNYVDGTLYGIFLANGVASFVEARTIPASFSQESVLERSYNRVMEKIPSALKFEVISDD, encoded by the coding sequence ATGGTTTATACGATCTCAGCCCCACCACACAAAAAGCAGAGGATAACCTTCAGCTCGATCAACCGTGCTAAAATATTGACACTTCTGCCTGTAAGTCTTATCTCGATCTATTTCTTCGGTTTACCGGCTCTTGGTATCCTGCTGGCAGGAATACTTGCAGCAGTCGCAACCGAATACGGCATACAGATGATATTCAAACAGGATGTCACGATAAAGGACGGCCATGCTGCAATGATCGGTCTTATGCTTGCATTACTTACACCACCGGAAGCTCCTCTGTGGCTGCCGGTGGTAGGTAGTTTCATTGCGATATCAATTGGAAAACACGCTTTCGGAGGAATAGGTTCCTATATATTCAATCCGGTGCTTGTTGCATGGGTCTTTATCAGGAGTGCCTGGTCAGATCCCATGACACCATTATCCATCCCGCACATAGGTCAGTTTTCTGATCTTCTGCTTGAACCCGGTGCTGGTCTGCTTGTCGGAGTATCTCCTATAGCACTTCTGGCAGGTCTGTATCTGATCTATAAGAGATATGTGGAATGGAGAGTACCACTGCTGTTCTTCCTGACAGTATTCTTCTTCAATCAGATCATAGCTTTTGTAAGCGAGATTGTAACCCTTGTACAGGAAGGCGTTTTGAATCCACTCCTGTATCTGGCTACGATGTTCACTTTCCTTGAATTGACAGAAGAGCTCTCATTTGCAATGGTAGGCGTGGTCATATTCGGTATAATCTTCCTTGCAACGGATTCACCGACAACCCCGGTCACAAAACAGGGACGCCTTATCTATGGTGTTGTGTGCGGACTGCTTGTTTCCATATACGGACTGTTCGGAAATTATGTGGATGGTACCCTCTATGGTATTTTCCTTGCAAATGGTGTGGCATCATTTGTTGAAGCAAGGACCATTCCGGCATCATTCAGTCAGGAATCGGTTCTCGAGCGCAGCTATAACCGTGTGATGGAAAAGATTCCCTCTGCCCTGAAATTTGAGGTGATATCGGATGACTGA